From Pseudomonas sp. FP2335, the proteins below share one genomic window:
- a CDS encoding ABC transporter ATP-binding protein, which translates to MAEIHLQNLAHSYSPTPSGPEDYAIREMNHVWEQGGAYALLGPSGCGKSTLLNIISGLLSPSEGQVLFDTKVVNDLTPEKRNIAQVFQFPVVYDTMTVFDNLAFPLRNQGMAEAKIHSKVQEIAEVLDLQNLLTKKARNLTADEKQKVSMGRGLVRDDVSAILFDEPLTVIDPHLKWKLRRKLKQIHEQFNITMVYVTHDQLEASTFADKIAVMYGGQIVQFGTPRELFERPSHTFVGYFIGSPGMNLIEVQAEAGGVRFAGTHLPLSEALQQRISDTPYKKLQVGIRPEFIHVWDEYNPDALHADVTHLEDLGTYKIITLNLDGALLKVRLAEDKPVPEGQACISFPAQWLMLYADDYLLEVQP; encoded by the coding sequence ATGGCCGAGATCCATTTGCAGAACCTGGCGCACAGCTACAGCCCTACGCCGAGTGGTCCTGAGGACTACGCAATTAGGGAAATGAACCACGTCTGGGAGCAGGGCGGTGCCTACGCGTTGCTCGGGCCGTCGGGTTGCGGCAAGTCGACCTTGCTCAACATCATCTCCGGCCTGCTCAGCCCCTCCGAAGGCCAGGTGCTGTTCGACACCAAAGTGGTCAACGACCTCACCCCGGAAAAACGCAATATTGCCCAGGTGTTTCAGTTCCCGGTGGTGTACGACACCATGACCGTGTTCGACAACCTGGCGTTCCCACTGCGCAATCAGGGCATGGCCGAAGCGAAAATTCACAGCAAGGTGCAGGAAATTGCCGAAGTCCTCGACCTACAAAACCTGCTGACGAAAAAGGCGCGCAACCTCACCGCCGACGAAAAGCAGAAAGTCTCCATGGGCCGTGGCCTGGTGCGTGACGACGTGTCGGCGATCCTGTTCGATGAACCGTTGACGGTGATCGACCCGCACCTCAAGTGGAAGCTGCGGCGCAAGCTCAAGCAGATCCACGAGCAGTTCAATATCACCATGGTCTACGTGACCCACGACCAGTTGGAAGCCTCGACCTTTGCCGACAAGATCGCGGTGATGTACGGCGGGCAGATCGTGCAGTTCGGTACGCCGCGTGAACTGTTCGAGCGCCCCAGCCACACCTTTGTCGGCTATTTCATCGGCAGCCCTGGGATGAATCTGATCGAGGTGCAGGCCGAGGCGGGCGGGGTGCGTTTTGCTGGCACCCATCTGCCGTTGTCCGAGGCGCTTCAACAGCGCATCAGCGACACGCCTTACAAGAAACTCCAGGTCGGTATCCGCCCGGAATTTATCCACGTATGGGATGAGTACAACCCTGACGCCCTGCACGCCGATGTCACTCATCTGGAAGACCTCGGCACCTACAAGATCATCACCCTCAACCTCGACGGCGCGCTGTTGAAGGTCCGCCTGGCCGAAGACAAACCGGTGCCTGAAGGCCAAGCCTGCATTAGCTTCCCCGCGCAATGGCTGATGCTCTACGCCGACGATTACCTGCTGGAGGTGCAGCCATGA
- a CDS encoding ABC transporter substrate-binding protein, with the protein MFDKNNKLRHSISLAAVLALSGLSASAWADAYEDAAKKWIGSEFKPSTLTAEQQLAELKWFIKAAEPFRGMKINVVSETLTTHEYESKVLAKAFSEITGIKLTHDLLQEGDVVEKLQTQMQSDKNIYDGWVNDSDLIGTHFRYGKTESITDLMANEGKDFTSPTLDLKDFIGLSFTTAPDGKLYQLPDQQFANLYWFRADWFERADLKAKFKEKYGYDLGVPVNWSAYEDIAKFFSEDVKEIDGKRVYGHMDYGKKDPSLGWRFTDAWFSMAGGGDKGLPNGLPVDEWGIRVEDCHPVGSSVTRGGDTNGPAAVFATQKYVDWMKAYAPPEAAGMTFSESGPVPSQGNIAQQIFWYTAFTADMVKPGLPVVNADGTPKWRMAPSPVGPYWEEGMKKGYQDVGSWTFMKSTPEKQKLAAWLYAQFVTSKTVSLKKTIVGLTPIRESDINSQAMTDLAPKLGGLVEFYRSPARLQWSPTGTNVPDYPRLAQLWWSNIAAAASGEKTPQQALDNLAKEQDAIMTRLERSKVQTTCGPKMNPERDAQYWFDQPGAPKPKLANEKPKGETVAYGDLLKQWEAARK; encoded by the coding sequence ATGTTCGATAAAAACAATAAGCTGCGACATAGCATTTCATTGGCCGCCGTCTTGGCCCTCAGCGGTTTGAGCGCTTCGGCCTGGGCCGATGCGTACGAAGATGCCGCGAAAAAATGGATCGGCAGCGAGTTCAAACCATCCACCCTCACGGCCGAGCAGCAGCTGGCGGAACTCAAGTGGTTTATCAAGGCGGCCGAACCGTTCCGTGGGATGAAGATCAACGTGGTGTCGGAAACCCTCACCACCCACGAGTACGAGTCCAAGGTCCTGGCCAAGGCCTTCAGTGAAATCACCGGGATCAAGCTGACCCACGACCTGCTGCAGGAAGGCGACGTGGTGGAGAAGCTGCAAACCCAGATGCAGTCCGACAAGAACATCTATGACGGCTGGGTCAACGATTCCGACTTGATCGGTACGCACTTTCGCTATGGCAAGACGGAATCCATCACCGATCTGATGGCCAACGAAGGCAAGGACTTCACTTCGCCGACGCTGGACCTGAAGGACTTTATCGGCCTGTCCTTCACCACCGCGCCGGACGGCAAGCTCTACCAACTGCCTGACCAGCAGTTCGCCAACCTATACTGGTTCCGCGCCGACTGGTTCGAACGTGCGGACCTCAAAGCCAAGTTCAAGGAAAAGTACGGTTATGACCTCGGCGTGCCGGTCAACTGGTCCGCCTACGAAGACATCGCCAAATTCTTCAGCGAAGACGTCAAGGAGATCGACGGCAAGCGCGTGTATGGGCACATGGACTACGGCAAGAAAGACCCGTCCCTGGGCTGGCGCTTCACCGATGCCTGGTTCTCCATGGCCGGTGGCGGCGACAAAGGCTTGCCCAACGGCCTGCCGGTGGACGAGTGGGGCATTCGCGTCGAGGACTGCCATCCGGTGGGCTCCAGTGTCACCCGTGGCGGCGACACCAACGGCCCGGCCGCCGTATTCGCCACGCAGAAATACGTGGATTGGATGAAGGCCTATGCGCCACCGGAAGCAGCGGGTATGACCTTCTCCGAATCCGGCCCGGTGCCGTCCCAGGGCAATATTGCCCAGCAGATCTTCTGGTACACCGCGTTTACCGCCGATATGGTCAAGCCGGGCCTGCCAGTGGTGAATGCCGACGGCACGCCGAAATGGCGCATGGCGCCGTCGCCGGTCGGGCCTTACTGGGAAGAAGGTATGAAGAAGGGCTATCAGGACGTAGGCTCCTGGACCTTCATGAAGTCCACTCCAGAGAAGCAAAAGCTTGCGGCCTGGCTCTACGCGCAGTTCGTGACCTCAAAAACCGTCTCGCTGAAGAAAACCATCGTCGGCCTGACGCCGATCCGAGAGTCCGACATCAACTCCCAGGCCATGACCGACCTGGCGCCGAAGCTGGGTGGCCTGGTGGAGTTCTACCGCAGTCCGGCTCGACTACAGTGGTCGCCAACCGGCACCAACGTGCCCGACTACCCGCGTCTGGCGCAGCTGTGGTGGAGCAACATCGCCGCCGCCGCCAGCGGCGAGAAGACCCCGCAACAGGCGCTGGATAACCTGGCCAAGGAGCAAGACGCAATCATGACGCGCCTGGAGCGTTCCAAGGTGCAAACGACGTGCGGCCCGAAAATGAACCCCGAGCGTGACGCGCAATACTGGTTCGACCAGCCGGGTGCACCGAAGCCGAAACTGGCCAACGAGAAACCCAAAGGCGAGACCGTGGCCTACGGCGACCTGCTCAAACAATGGGAGGCCGCCCGTAAGTAA
- a CDS encoding carbohydrate ABC transporter permease, with protein sequence MSKRKVIPLLIYILFLLVPIYWLLNMSFKSNTEILGGLTLFPQDFTLANYKVIFTDPSWYTGYLNSLYYVSLNTVISLTVALPAAYAFSRYRFLGDKHLFFWLLTNRMAPPAVFLLPFFQLYSSIGLFDTHIAVALAHCLFNVPLAVWILEGFMSGVPKEIDETAYIDGYSFPKFFVKIFIPLIGSGIGVTAFFCFMFSWVELLLARTLTSVNAKPIAAVMTRTVSASGIDWGVLAAAGVLTILPGMLVIWFVRNHVAKGFALGRV encoded by the coding sequence ATGAGCAAGCGCAAGGTTATCCCGCTGCTGATCTACATCCTGTTCCTGTTGGTGCCGATCTATTGGCTGCTGAACATGTCCTTCAAGAGCAACACCGAAATCCTCGGCGGGCTCACGCTGTTTCCGCAGGACTTCACCTTGGCCAACTACAAGGTGATCTTCACCGACCCGAGTTGGTACACCGGCTACCTCAATTCGCTGTACTACGTCAGCCTGAACACGGTGATTTCTCTTACGGTGGCACTACCGGCGGCCTACGCTTTTTCGCGCTATCGCTTCCTCGGCGACAAGCACCTGTTCTTTTGGCTGCTGACCAACCGTATGGCGCCGCCGGCGGTGTTTTTACTGCCGTTCTTCCAGCTGTATTCGTCGATCGGTTTGTTTGACACCCACATCGCCGTGGCACTGGCTCACTGTTTGTTCAACGTGCCGCTGGCGGTGTGGATTCTTGAGGGGTTCATGTCCGGCGTACCCAAGGAGATCGACGAAACCGCCTACATCGACGGCTACTCGTTTCCCAAGTTTTTCGTGAAGATCTTTATCCCGCTGATCGGCTCGGGCATCGGCGTGACGGCATTTTTCTGCTTTATGTTTTCCTGGGTCGAGCTACTGCTGGCGCGCACTCTGACCTCGGTCAACGCCAAGCCCATTGCGGCGGTGATGACCCGTACGGTCTCGGCATCGGGCATCGATTGGGGTGTACTGGCAGCGGCGGGGGTGTTGACCATCCTGCCCGGCATGCTGGTGATCTGGTTTGTTCGCAACCACGTGGCTAAGGGCTTTGCCCTGGGCCGGGTCTGA
- a CDS encoding DUF2160 domain-containing protein — MEWMAWTTPTALFFGGIALILAGMTTWELRSPSIPRRGFLPISTTRGDRLFIGLLGSAYLHLLVIGVTGWSIWVATALSLVWLLSVMRWG, encoded by the coding sequence ATGGAATGGATGGCCTGGACCACCCCCACTGCACTGTTCTTCGGCGGCATTGCCCTGATTCTGGCGGGCATGACCACCTGGGAACTGCGTTCGCCGAGTATCCCCCGGCGCGGTTTTTTACCGATCAGCACCACCCGTGGTGATCGCCTGTTTATCGGTCTTCTCGGCAGCGCCTACCTGCATTTGCTGGTAATCGGCGTCACCGGCTGGAGCATCTGGGTGGCGACTGCGCTGTCCCTGGTGTGGCTGTTGAGCGTGATGCGTTGGGGCTAG
- a CDS encoding carbohydrate ABC transporter permease, translating to MNKVQNNKAWWLVLPVFLLVAFSAVIPMMTVVNYSVQDIFDQSSRYFVGADWYKQVLLDPRLHDSLLRQFIYSACVLLIEIPLGIAIALTMPTKGRWSSLVLIILAIPLLIPWNVVGTIWQIFGRADIGLLGYSLNALGISYNYAANTADAWVTVLVMDVWHWTSLVALLCYSGLRAIPDVYYQAARIDRASAWAVFRHIQLPKMKSVLLIAVMLRFMDSFMIYTEPFVLTGGGPGNATTFLSQTLTQMAVGQFDLGPAAAFSLVYFLIILLVSWLFYTAMTHSDANR from the coding sequence ATGAACAAGGTGCAGAACAACAAGGCCTGGTGGCTGGTGTTGCCGGTGTTCCTGCTGGTGGCGTTCAGTGCGGTGATCCCGATGATGACCGTGGTCAACTACTCGGTGCAGGACATCTTCGACCAATCCAGCCGCTACTTCGTCGGTGCCGATTGGTACAAGCAGGTGCTGCTCGACCCGCGGCTGCACGACTCACTGTTGCGCCAGTTCATCTACTCGGCCTGCGTGCTGTTGATCGAAATCCCTCTGGGTATCGCCATCGCCTTGACCATGCCGACCAAGGGCCGCTGGTCGTCACTGGTGCTGATCATCCTCGCGATTCCGTTGCTGATCCCATGGAATGTGGTGGGCACCATCTGGCAGATTTTCGGCCGCGCCGACATCGGTTTACTGGGTTACAGCCTCAACGCGCTGGGCATCAGCTACAACTACGCGGCCAACACGGCAGACGCCTGGGTCACTGTGCTGGTCATGGACGTATGGCACTGGACCTCGTTGGTGGCGCTGCTCTGCTACTCGGGGCTTCGGGCCATTCCGGATGTGTACTACCAGGCCGCACGGATCGATCGTGCATCCGCCTGGGCGGTGTTCCGACATATCCAGTTGCCGAAGATGAAAAGCGTGCTGTTGATCGCGGTGATGCTGCGCTTTATGGACAGCTTCATGATCTACACCGAGCCGTTCGTACTGACCGGCGGTGGACCGGGGAATGCCACTACCTTCCTCAGCCAGACGCTGACCCAGATGGCCGTAGGTCAATTCGACCTGGGGCCGGCGGCAGCGTTTTCCCTGGTGTACTTCCTGATCATCCTGTTGGTGTCCTGGCTGTTCTACACCGCCATGACCCACTCCGACGCCAACCGCTGA
- a CDS encoding sigma-54-dependent Fis family transcriptional regulator, with translation MAEPLAHDTLIQESWRRCRAFGLDHQSAPCFDQLPAAGISQLLESQHSLVQTTHQEVLPYYENILSNSNCLIMLADNQGQVLTSWGTQRFIEPKLARGFNPGASWQERSSGTNAIGTALACAQAVHIEHDEHFLKANRFMTGSAAPIFDAQREIIAVLDVSSDSYLPPSHTLGMVKMMSQTVENRLILNLFRGEHFQLTFNTGLNNLDSQWAGLLIFDDSGQVLSANRRADNLLGISLSRVMIDRLFKVSLLELLNQPEGLPFSLQAAGRNRFQCLLKRPKQMPVQARVFTQPAAPKPAAVGLKTLHFGDLRVEKAVRQAERLLEKDIPLLIHGETGVGKEVFVKALHQASSRSQQAFIAVNCAAIPAELVESELFGYEKGAFTGANQKGSIGLIRKADKGTLFLDEIGDMPLPTQARLLRVLQERCVQPVGSSELFPVDLRIISATNRALREWVQAGRFREDLYYRIGGLTLELPPLRERTDKQALFQQLWQQHREPTQWAGLSAEVLALFEQHPWPGNLRQVSSVLQVALAMAEEQPIRAEHLPDDFFVDLNVTPPLPANEFLDDNIDLNQRLKALGGNISHLARELGVSRNTLYKRLRQNEP, from the coding sequence ATGGCCGAACCCTTGGCTCACGACACCCTTATCCAGGAATCCTGGCGCCGTTGCCGCGCATTCGGCCTGGACCATCAAAGCGCCCCCTGCTTTGATCAACTGCCCGCCGCAGGCATCAGCCAACTGCTCGAAAGCCAACATTCCCTGGTGCAGACCACCCACCAGGAAGTGTTGCCGTACTACGAGAACATCCTGAGCAATTCCAACTGCCTGATCATGCTGGCCGACAACCAGGGCCAGGTGCTGACCTCGTGGGGCACCCAGCGGTTCATCGAGCCGAAACTGGCCCGCGGCTTCAACCCTGGCGCCAGCTGGCAGGAGCGTTCCAGCGGCACCAATGCCATCGGCACCGCGCTGGCCTGTGCCCAGGCGGTGCATATCGAGCACGACGAACACTTCCTCAAGGCCAACCGCTTTATGACCGGTTCGGCGGCGCCGATTTTCGATGCGCAGCGCGAGATCATTGCGGTGCTGGATGTGTCCAGCGACAGCTACCTGCCGCCCTCCCACACCTTGGGCATGGTCAAGATGATGAGCCAGACCGTAGAAAACCGGCTGATCCTCAACCTGTTTCGCGGTGAACACTTCCAACTGACCTTCAACACGGGCCTGAACAACCTCGACAGCCAATGGGCCGGCCTGCTGATCTTTGATGACAGCGGCCAGGTGCTCTCGGCCAACCGCCGTGCAGACAACCTGCTGGGCATCAGCTTGTCGCGGGTGATGATCGACCGTTTGTTCAAGGTGTCGCTGCTGGAGTTGTTGAACCAGCCGGAAGGCTTGCCGTTTTCGTTGCAGGCGGCGGGACGCAATCGGTTCCAGTGCCTGTTGAAACGCCCCAAGCAGATGCCGGTGCAGGCGCGAGTATTCACACAACCCGCAGCGCCAAAGCCGGCAGCGGTTGGCCTGAAAACCTTGCACTTCGGCGACCTGCGCGTGGAGAAGGCCGTACGCCAGGCCGAGCGGTTGCTGGAGAAGGACATTCCGCTGCTGATCCACGGCGAAACCGGCGTGGGCAAAGAGGTGTTCGTCAAAGCCCTGCACCAGGCCAGTTCCCGCAGCCAGCAGGCGTTTATCGCGGTGAACTGTGCGGCCATTCCGGCTGAGCTGGTGGAATCGGAACTGTTCGGCTACGAAAAAGGCGCGTTCACCGGGGCCAATCAGAAAGGCAGCATTGGCCTGATCCGCAAGGCCGACAAGGGCACGTTGTTTCTTGACGAGATCGGCGATATGCCGCTGCCGACCCAGGCGCGTTTACTAAGGGTGTTGCAGGAACGTTGTGTGCAACCAGTCGGTAGTAGCGAGCTGTTCCCGGTGGATTTGCGCATTATCTCGGCCACCAACCGCGCCCTGCGCGAATGGGTGCAGGCCGGGCGTTTTCGTGAGGATTTGTACTACCGCATTGGTGGCTTGACCCTGGAGTTGCCGCCCTTGCGCGAGCGCACCGATAAGCAGGCGCTGTTCCAGCAACTGTGGCAACAACACCGCGAGCCGACCCAATGGGCCGGGCTGAGCGCCGAGGTGCTGGCACTGTTTGAGCAGCATCCGTGGCCGGGGAATTTGCGCCAGGTGAGCAGCGTGTTGCAGGTCGCGCTGGCGATGGCCGAAGAGCAGCCGATTCGCGCGGAACACCTGCCGGATGATTTTTTTGTCGACCTGAACGTGACGCCGCCGCTGCCCGCCAATGAGTTTCTGGATGACAACATCGACCTGAACCAGCGCTTGAAGGCGCTCGGCGGGAACATTTCCCACCTTGCGCGGGAACTCGGCGTCAGCCGCAACACCCTGTACAAACGCCTGCGCCAGAACGAACCCTAG
- a CDS encoding ABC transporter ATP-binding protein translates to MSLTLEHVSRVVEGQTWIDDATLRFEAGSFNVLLGRTLSGKTSLMRLMAGLDKPDSGRILMNGVDVTHKPVRLRNVSMVYQQFINYPTMTVFENIASPLRQAGMANELIQSKVLETAKMLRIEKFLQRHPLELSGGQQQRTAMARALVKDAELILFDEPLVNLDYKLREELRQEMRELFKARHTIAIYATTEPNEALALGGTTTILHEGRVIQSGKAAEVYHQPQSVLAAELFSEPPINLMPGRISGNEVSFANFVHFPLNVDLRPIGEGEFRFGVRPSHISLVPSNDDDLELAVTVEVAEISGSETFLHVRSEHFLLVLHLPGVHEYDVDAPIRVYIPTHKLFVFDSQGRLVQAPGRRVARVA, encoded by the coding sequence ATGTCATTGACCCTGGAACATGTCTCCCGCGTCGTTGAAGGCCAAACCTGGATCGACGACGCCACCCTGCGTTTCGAAGCCGGTTCCTTCAACGTGTTGCTCGGCCGCACCCTGTCCGGCAAGACCAGCCTGATGCGCCTGATGGCCGGCCTGGACAAGCCCGACAGCGGCCGCATTCTGATGAACGGCGTGGATGTCACCCACAAGCCGGTGCGCCTGCGCAACGTATCGATGGTGTATCAGCAGTTCATCAACTACCCGACCATGACCGTGTTCGAAAACATCGCCTCGCCCTTGCGCCAGGCCGGGATGGCCAACGAGTTGATCCAGAGCAAGGTGCTGGAAACCGCCAAGATGCTGCGCATCGAGAAATTCCTGCAGCGCCACCCGCTGGAATTGTCCGGCGGCCAGCAGCAGCGCACGGCCATGGCCCGGGCCTTGGTGAAAGACGCCGAGTTGATCCTGTTCGATGAGCCGCTGGTGAACCTGGACTACAAACTGCGCGAAGAGCTGCGTCAGGAAATGCGCGAGCTGTTCAAGGCGCGCCATACCATCGCCATCTACGCCACCACCGAACCCAACGAAGCCCTGGCGCTGGGTGGCACCACCACCATCCTTCACGAAGGTCGGGTGATTCAGAGCGGCAAGGCCGCCGAGGTCTATCACCAACCCCAGAGCGTGCTGGCTGCCGAGCTGTTTTCCGAACCGCCGATCAACCTGATGCCGGGACGGATCAGCGGCAACGAAGTCAGCTTCGCGAATTTTGTGCACTTTCCGCTCAATGTCGATTTGCGCCCCATCGGTGAAGGCGAATTCCGTTTTGGCGTGCGTCCCAGCCATATCAGCCTGGTGCCGAGCAACGACGATGACCTGGAGCTGGCGGTGACTGTGGAAGTCGCCGAGATCAGCGGCTCGGAAACCTTTCTGCATGTGCGCAGCGAACATTTCCTACTGGTGCTGCACCTGCCGGGGGTGCATGAGTACGACGTCGACGCACCGATCCGCGTGTATATCCCCACCCATAAACTGTTTGTGTTCGATAGCCAGGGCCGCTTGGTCCAAGCTCCCGGGCGACGTGTTGCGAGGGTTGCCTGA